A section of the Chitinispirillales bacterium genome encodes:
- a CDS encoding YfhO family protein, translating into MEIAKNNRNMIHIAIIAFMALIVLCLFHELINSNKMLLASDQINTMGIKSSMQRALLEDGQIAMWNKGVLCGMPTGDALAGDYLYPLVFPFNYLAPIYAAFSWKMILHVFLAGLFFYLMLFKGFGLSPTIAGIGAIFYMLNPEFFSHVYPGHDGKMYVIALLPYMIWRLKEGLCNPNFANTALFALGIGLGLLTSHIQMMFFTFIGLGAIWLFFTIFEVFGKKNVKITIKPALFFWGSVVLGLSLGAAQLYPAFRYVQDAHSIRGVDRGFEFATSWSMHWAEIFSLWVPEFGNWFGYYWSGNAFKLNTEYVGAVAMITAFSAFVFKPSKWRFFCLSLGIFFLLLSMGADSPGIRFSGNPEDKISIYTIAYHFIPGVKKFRAMAMVMYWFSFVIVFLSALSLKDILDEEWKNWSEIRLKNTKFGLLISIPVIIAVSFVFANQNFVFGLMQPLCNSLAEKKNIFEANFQKNYIPALIGWTFIAIIIIGGIWAVICGRLKKGLLFALILVLGMIDTIRVNKSFIQYQSNAQYKKTPNAIADVLRKTKNEPARSMYWPGIDPNVNIESFYGLEGVNGFHDNELVRYREFRGQGGMNYLSPIFERANMGYSDPISDGGNALNLANCKYVFYPNRTGQLQVIENKNAMPRLAFTNSYIVESDRSIISETINNADFAVHETAILEQKPSFESVGENVNTQISTKWLKYTANDRIADVEVSVNGLLRISEVYYPAWKVFIDGKKAEIINCDLAFMAVEVPAGKHKVQIKIDSLYMNTALLLSIPGCIFLLLALSLNFTKKKVMK; encoded by the coding sequence ATGGAGATTGCGAAGAATAACCGAAATATGATTCATATCGCTATAATTGCATTTATGGCGTTGATTGTTTTATGCTTATTTCACGAATTAATAAATTCGAATAAAATGCTTCTCGCAAGCGATCAAATAAATACTATGGGAATAAAATCGTCTATGCAGCGCGCCTTACTTGAAGACGGACAGATCGCCATGTGGAATAAAGGAGTTTTATGCGGTATGCCGACAGGCGACGCGTTGGCGGGCGATTATCTTTATCCGCTTGTTTTCCCGTTTAATTATCTTGCGCCTATTTATGCCGCGTTTTCTTGGAAGATGATTCTTCATGTTTTTCTTGCCGGATTGTTTTTTTATTTGATGCTGTTCAAAGGGTTTGGGCTTTCGCCGACGATTGCTGGAATAGGAGCGATTTTTTACATGTTGAATCCGGAATTTTTTTCACATGTTTACCCCGGTCACGATGGAAAAATGTATGTAATTGCATTGCTTCCTTATATGATTTGGCGGCTCAAAGAAGGCTTATGCAATCCAAATTTTGCAAATACCGCGCTTTTTGCGCTTGGAATAGGGCTCGGACTTTTAACTTCGCATATTCAAATGATGTTTTTCACGTTTATCGGGCTTGGAGCGATTTGGCTGTTCTTTACAATTTTTGAAGTTTTTGGCAAAAAAAATGTAAAGATTACGATAAAACCAGCATTATTCTTTTGGGGGTCGGTTGTTTTGGGATTGTCGCTGGGCGCAGCGCAGTTGTATCCTGCGTTTAGATACGTCCAAGACGCACATTCTATTCGCGGGGTTGACAGAGGATTTGAATTCGCGACGTCTTGGTCGATGCACTGGGCTGAAATTTTTTCACTTTGGGTGCCTGAATTTGGGAATTGGTTTGGATATTATTGGAGCGGCAACGCGTTCAAATTAAATACCGAATATGTAGGCGCCGTCGCTATGATTACGGCTTTTTCGGCGTTTGTCTTTAAACCGTCCAAATGGCGCTTTTTTTGTCTGTCGCTTGGAATTTTCTTTTTGTTGTTGAGTATGGGCGCAGATTCTCCGGGGATTCGTTTCTCCGGTAATCCGGAAGATAAAATTTCAATTTATACGATCGCTTATCATTTTATTCCCGGCGTAAAGAAATTTCGCGCGATGGCTATGGTTATGTATTGGTTCTCGTTCGTAATCGTATTTTTGAGCGCACTGTCGCTTAAAGATATTTTGGACGAAGAATGGAAAAATTGGAGTGAAATTCGTCTGAAAAATACAAAATTCGGTTTGTTGATTTCAATTCCCGTAATAATTGCGGTTTCGTTTGTTTTTGCAAACCAAAACTTTGTTTTTGGTCTGATGCAGCCGCTTTGTAATTCTCTTGCGGAAAAGAAAAATATTTTTGAAGCGAATTTTCAAAAAAATTATATTCCCGCTCTTATCGGATGGACGTTTATTGCGATAATTATCATAGGAGGAATTTGGGCGGTTATTTGCGGACGCCTTAAAAAAGGATTATTATTCGCCTTAATTTTGGTATTGGGAATGATAGATACTATTCGTGTAAATAAAAGTTTTATTCAATATCAATCTAACGCACAATACAAAAAAACGCCTAATGCGATTGCCGACGTTTTAAGGAAGACAAAGAATGAGCCTGCACGTTCAATGTATTGGCCTGGTATAGATCCGAATGTGAATATCGAATCGTTTTACGGATTGGAAGGGGTGAACGGATTCCACGATAACGAGCTTGTGCGGTATCGTGAATTTCGCGGTCAGGGCGGCATGAATTATCTTTCGCCGATTTTTGAAAGAGCGAATATGGGTTATTCAGACCCTATTTCAGACGGCGGCAACGCATTAAATTTGGCGAATTGCAAGTATGTTTTTTATCCGAACCGGACCGGGCAATTGCAGGTTATTGAGAATAAAAACGCTATGCCTCGTTTGGCTTTCACGAACAGTTATATCGTAGAGAGCGATCGCAGTATAATTTCGGAAACGATAAATAACGCTGATTTTGCGGTACATGAAACGGCGATTTTGGAACAGAAGCCAAGTTTTGAAAGCGTCGGCGAAAACGTAAACACGCAAATTTCGACAAAATGGCTTAAATATACGGCAAACGACAGGATCGCGGACGTAGAAGTAAGCGTAAACGGGCTTTTGCGGATAAGCGAGGTTTATTATCCCGCGTGGAAAGTGTTTATCGACGGTAAAAAAGCGGAAATCATAAACTGCGATTTGGCGTTTATGGCGGTTGAAGTTCCCGCCGGAAAGCACAAAGTTCAAATTAAAATCGACTCGCTTTATATGAATACCGCCCTGTTGCTCTCTATACCCGGTTGCATTTTTCTTTTGTTAGCCTTGTCGTTAAATTTTACTAAGAAAAAGGTAATGAAATAA
- the rmuC gene encoding DNA recombination protein RmuC, producing the protein MEIVMLILGMAVGAAFSFFVLKTKFAKYLSLDDFLRKMAEKDEKINELSMNLSAKETEKEILQNQAVQNKEEIEKLHERMKIEFENTANKILEEKSKKFVEVNEEKIGGLLNPLKEKISDFQKKVEETYSNEIREKASLQQELRHIIEMNKQMTQEADKLTRALKGDSKVQGDWGEFQLEVLLEKSGLTEGVNFKKQQNFKIGENENVRPDFIVYLPENKHYIIDSKVSLAAYEQYFNGEDEAVKEKALKEHIASIKRHIDELSEKKYERISAVNSPDFVFMFVPIEPALTVAVQANPMLVEYALKKNVMLVVPTTLMFAMRAIAFIWKVENQNKNVQEIAKVGGELYDKFVSFTDNMIKVGQSMDSTKRIYTDAMGQLTKDNLDGTKNAGTILGKIENLKKLGANTTKQINQSLAY; encoded by the coding sequence ATGGAAATCGTAATGTTAATTTTGGGGATGGCTGTCGGCGCTGCGTTTTCGTTTTTTGTTTTGAAAACAAAATTTGCAAAGTATCTGTCTTTGGATGATTTTTTGCGAAAAATGGCGGAAAAAGATGAAAAAATAAACGAATTATCAATGAATTTGTCAGCAAAAGAAACAGAAAAAGAAATTTTGCAAAATCAAGCGGTTCAAAATAAAGAGGAAATTGAAAAGCTGCACGAGCGGATGAAAATTGAATTTGAAAATACGGCAAATAAAATTCTTGAAGAAAAAAGCAAGAAATTTGTGGAAGTAAACGAGGAAAAAATCGGCGGATTATTAAATCCTCTCAAAGAAAAAATCTCGGATTTCCAAAAAAAAGTAGAAGAAACATATTCAAATGAAATTCGTGAAAAGGCAAGTTTACAGCAAGAATTACGGCATATTATAGAAATGAACAAGCAAATGACGCAGGAGGCGGATAAACTTACGCGGGCGTTAAAAGGCGACAGCAAAGTTCAGGGAGATTGGGGCGAATTCCAATTGGAAGTTTTGCTTGAAAAATCCGGGCTTACGGAAGGTGTGAATTTTAAGAAGCAGCAAAATTTCAAAATAGGCGAGAATGAAAATGTTCGTCCGGATTTTATAGTCTATTTACCTGAAAATAAACACTATATTATCGACAGTAAGGTTTCTCTTGCCGCTTACGAGCAGTATTTTAACGGCGAAGACGAGGCGGTTAAAGAAAAGGCGTTAAAAGAACATATCGCAAGTATAAAAAGACATATCGACGAACTTTCGGAAAAAAAATACGAGCGGATTTCCGCCGTAAATTCGCCGGATTTCGTGTTTATGTTCGTTCCGATCGAACCGGCTTTGACGGTTGCCGTTCAGGCGAATCCGATGCTTGTGGAATACGCTCTCAAAAAAAATGTCATGCTTGTAGTGCCGACGACTTTGATGTTTGCTATGAGAGCGATTGCGTTTATTTGGAAAGTGGAAAACCAAAATAAAAATGTTCAGGAAATTGCGAAAGTCGGCGGTGAATTGTACGACAAGTTTGTGAGTTTTACTGATAATATGATAAAAGTCGGGCAAAGTATGGATAGCACAAAAAGAATATATACGGACGCGATGGGACAACTGACAAAAGATAATTTGGACGGAACCAAAAATGCGGGTACTATCTTAGGTAAAATTGAAAATCTAAAAAAATTAGGCGCAAATACTACAAAACAAATAAATCAGAGTTTGGCTTATTGA
- the clpP gene encoding ATP-dependent Clp endopeptidase proteolytic subunit ClpP, giving the protein MSHLIPMVVETSGRGERSYDIYSRLLKERIIFLGGEINDAVADVVMAQMIFLEYEDPAKDITLYINSPGGYVSSGLAIYDTMRFIRPNISTICIGQAASMGAVLLAAGTPGKRLALPHSKIMIHQPIGGASGQASDIVIHAKEIIRIKNSLSELLAKHTGKSAETIYKDTDRDNFMSAIEAKEYGIVDDVLEERKE; this is encoded by the coding sequence ATGTCGCATTTGATACCTATGGTTGTCGAAACGAGCGGACGCGGAGAAAGGTCTTACGATATTTATTCCCGTCTATTAAAGGAAAGAATTATATTCTTGGGAGGAGAAATAAACGACGCGGTCGCAGACGTAGTGATGGCGCAGATGATATTTTTGGAATACGAAGATCCGGCGAAAGATATTACTTTGTACATAAATTCGCCCGGCGGTTACGTTTCTTCCGGTTTGGCGATTTATGACACTATGCGTTTTATACGTCCGAACATCTCTACGATTTGCATCGGACAGGCGGCAAGTATGGGAGCGGTTTTGCTTGCGGCCGGCACTCCGGGTAAAAGGTTGGCGCTTCCGCACTCAAAAATTATGATTCACCAGCCTATTGGCGGCGCAAGCGGTCAAGCGTCCGATATAGTAATCCACGCAAAAGAGATTATTCGCATTAAAAACAGTTTATCCGAACTTTTAGCAAAACATACGGGAAAATCCGCCGAGACAATCTATAAAGATACCGACCGCGACAATTTTATGTCGGCGATAGAGGCGAAAGAATATGGAATTGTAGATGACGTTTTGGAGGAACGGAAGGAATAA